The Bacteroidota bacterium sequence CGAGCTGTCAAGATGATGCGAACTCAGAATGTCCAAGGGAATCATGATATGATCGCCGGGAGCCGCGTCTAAGTCGGGCAATGCAAGCAATACATCGGGGCGCGCCGCCGCCGGAATGATCTCAATCGAATCGACAGCCTGACACCCAGCGACATCTTCAACAAAAACCAGGTACGTGCCGGCAGAATCGACAACGAGCGAATCTGCCGTGCCAACTTGCCGCGTGCCGGACATCCATAAATATTTCGAAAAGATGCTGGGCACACGTAGAATGATCGAGTCACCATTGTCGGGCAGTTGTGTAGCGGAAGCCGATATGTCGACGGTCGGTTTCGCAGCAACGGTGATATTGAACGCGGAGGATGTTCCTTCACATCCGCCCGTGGTCCAAACGGTCAGGGTATAAGTCCCTGCATTCGAGATGACAATCCATGGTGTGGTTTCGCCAGTGCTCCACTGGTACCTGTCATAAATCGTGTCTGCTCGGAGTGTATCCGTTACGTCGGTACAAAGAACAGATTGCCCGAGAATTGCTGGGATAATAGTCTTACCGAGCGCAACATCGATCGTGCTCGAGTCTGGGCATGAACCATTTGAACTCACTAATGTCACGTGACCTATGCGAGAATCCGCCCATGTTACGACGACTGAATCGCCGGTTAGAGTTGCCGGCGTTCCTCCATCGACCCTCCAGGTGTGATTCACCCCGGCGCTTGGATCTGTCACATAGGTCGCAGTGCTGCCAGTACATGCTGTACGCGGGCCGCTAAACGAAGATGATGTTCGTGGCGTCACAATGATCGTCTCACTATCTTTGAACGGACAGCCACCCTTCCTCATCGCTACGTAGTAGGTCGTTGTCGTATTCGGCGAAACGACCTGGACCGAATCGAAAGGATTGGCGTAGGTGCCGCCGGTCCACGCGTACGAGTCAGCGCCCGTCGCGGCCGGGGAAGCGCTATCCCCGGCACAAATCGTCATCGTATCCTGGAGTACCCTTGGATAGGTATAGGGAGTCGTCCCTTCCGGAATTGCGGACGGGGCCGGTATCGTAATACCATCTTGACCCGCGGTCGCCCCGTACGCTGTATAGTCGATTGACGGATCGTAACATCTCACCAACAGACCCGACTTCCCGCCGTTCGTCTCTTGACTCAAACCTGTATGCGCATCAGAGTAGATTGCTCCGCCACTTCCGCCGCCCCCGGGACCGTACCCATACGACGCGCCTCTTATGCTGTCCGCGTCGGCATAGCCGCCATTGCCGCCATCAGCTTGGATGGTCAGAGCGCCCGCTATCGTACTGACATCGAGCAACACTGTCCCTCCTGCTCCGCCGCCGCCCGCGCCATCGATCTTCGAAGTGTCACGTACGCTCGCGCCGTTGCTGCGGATGCTCCCCCCTGCACCAACGATCGCCTTAGCCCGAATAATGATAATCCCGCCGCCGGAGGCTCCGCCGGTTCCTCCGCCATCGTTCTCATGTCCACCACCTCCGCCGCCGCCCAAGAACAATCCTTTGCCGGAGTATGCGGCAAGACCATGTCCACCAATTCCACCAACTGAGGCTCTCGCAAATCCTTCGCCGCTGCATTGATCGCCACCTTGTCCGCCATTTGTCAAGTTCGCACCACCACCACCGCCAGCATTATGCGAATCCCCGCCACCACCACCGTTTGCGGGAGCGCCTCGCGCCTGATCGCGCAGCATGGAATCCTCTGTCCCGATTCCCATGCCTTTGTACCCGCCGCCACCTGTATCCGGACCAACATAATACGTTACCGAATTACCGTTGTCCTTATCGTTTGTTTGGCCGCCGGCAAAACCCATTCCGCTCGCGTCGATGTCCGATTGCAGCGTCAGTGTACCGGATGCTTCAAGTATAAGCACTCCGCCGGTTTGTGTCGTGGCGTCCCAGGGGGTTGCAGTAAGAAGTCCATGCACGATAACATCAGTATACTGGGGAATCTTAACAATTTGGACAAGCCCACTCACGTCGTAGTGATTCACTAACTTGTTCCTAAAGCGAATCGTAACGAGATCCAGTATTTCGCTGACTTCTGCAATTTCGCAAGCCCCAGCTCCATTCACGCTTTGGACGGTACCGTAGCTCGCGGCGTCTGTCTCATCAATGGCTGCACCACCCATTTGAATAATCAGAACTCGATCACCTATAACAAATGTGTGGGCTGCAGGAACAGTCATCGTATTCCGGCACTCATCGATACTCACAACGTGCTGATACACATTGATCATGCCGGAAATGGTTTGGGCCAACGCGACAGAGGGGATCACTCCCGCGAGCATCACGGCGAAAGCCGCAATCGCAAACACCCCTCGTAAATTTCGCAGCATAATGCAAGTTAAGCGCTTGTGCATCTCACTCTTAATGCATGTCCAAAATTATCAAAAAAGTGCGGCAGTAGTTGACTGTATTTTCCGAGCTCATCGGACAGGACAATAATTTGTCGCATCTCTAACGGAGTCCTGTAAGGATTTCAGAGACCGATAAGGAAAATTGTCGGGGATATCAAACGAGAAGTGCGATTTCCAACAATAGGAAGGCAAGGCACAGAGATTGCACTTCGTTTTGGGGTGTAGGTTCAATTCGTTCTCAATGTGACATGAAGACACTTCTGGCAATTGTTTCGATCGTTCTTATTACCGCCACATTTTTTGCATGCTCTTCCCCCATGAACACATCGCCCGGCAGCGTGCAACTCACTTCGGACAAAATCCAACTTGCCGGAATGGATACTACCGGCACGGTCGAGGCCGCTCTAAGTTGCGGATGCCCGTGTATGCTCAGTAACATGAAGGTGACGGGAGATACCTCGGTTATTCGTTTCAATCTCGCCGCTCACCGGACTTCGGAATCCACACATCATATCACCGCGACGGCGACGCCATCAAGTGCGAAGCCTGGCACGTACACTTGCGTGTTTTCATTCATGATTCACGACCCAATGGAAATGGGTGGTATGCATGATTATCCTGCCAGTATTGTGGCTACATTTGCTCGCTGAGTACTGCAACCAAATGCATCAATCTTCTGCCGGGCGCTGGATCCTAATCGCGTCCATCCTTCTCTTCTGTATTTTTTCATTCTTCGTATCGGCCGCTCGGGCGACAACGCCCGTCAATGACACCGTCGTGGTCACGGACACGGTGCATGTGCTCGATATGGTCTGCGGGTCATGTGAGAATCGCATCAAGACCAAACTTGGCAGGTTTGAGGGAGTGCATTCAGTTGAAGCTGACCATGTGGCTGGAAACGTTATCGTATCGCATTTGCTATCCGTGACCCAAAAGACGATCGAACAATGGATTTCGAAAATCGGATATAGCACTAAGAAGTATTCTGCTGACAAATCCGCCCACAAGGCACTACCAGCCTGCTGTAAAAAGGAGAATCAATAGCCATGCTTCGACAAACGAGTCTCATCTGCACATTATCGACATTCCTTCTGCTCACCATTGGTACCGGCTGCAATAAACCCGAACGCTCCAAAAGCGATCAAGTGACCGAACTCATGGCTGATAGCACTGCACGCGCAATTATTGCCCAAAGGATCGTGCAAGACCGTGACATGTATCTTCAGGTCCAACAACTGATGATGCAACAAGGGCCTATGGATACGACGGGTGGTGGCATTTGCGATCTCATGATGGGTAAAGCCCGTTCCGATTCCGCACTGGCAGAACATATGTGTAATGTGATGGCATCCGATACGATGATGGCAGCGAAAATGCGTGCGAAGTTGGGACTCCGCGTTCAGGCAACCCCCATGAAGCGCGGCCAACTCCAGAACCCCAGTCTGCACGACAAAACTGGAGTCGTTCGCAAGCCATAGACCATTCGGCACAGATCAAGATCGGGCGAGATCGCCTGCCTTTGAAGCTGCGGAACAATGTTTGCAGTGGCTTCCTAGAATTAAGGCAATATTGCACGATGTAATGGCCAGACACCTGTCCCTTGCACACGCAGTTTCTCCTGATCAAGCTCAGGCCGAAGGGAGTGATCGTACAGGCCATCAACCCGCTGACAGGCCATCCAGTGACGGACAGCATGCTCACGGGGCAGTGCGACACAACCACGGAGTCGGATCTCACGCAGGTCCAGGTCCCGCCCACCATGATCATCGAGGTGTAATAGCTGATTTCCAGCGCAGGTTCTGGATCACCCTTTCTGCAACCGTCCCGATTCTCCTGCTATCGGAAACATTTCAAGAGATTATTGGCGTCACTGGCTTTCAATTCGCTCAAAGCGCCTACCTCCTCCTGGCACTTTCCACGTTCGTCTTCTTCTATGGCGGTTGGCCCTTCCTGACCGGCTTGATTTCGGAAATCCGCTACAGGCAGCCAGGCATGATGACCCTGATCGCCGTGGCGATCAGACATTCCCCGCACAGGTCATCAAATTGGCAAAAGATGTGCAGGAATCCAAATCGCAGACACAGGATCTTGCGATCGCGCAGCCAATTGGCTGACCGCTGTTGCACTCCTGGGAGGCCTCATAACGCTTCTCGTTTGGAAATTCATTGTTGGCGCATCTTTTTCGTTTGCTCTTGAGCGTATGGTGACTGTCATGGACGTCTCCTGTCCTCATGCCCTTGGGCTTGCAGTGCCGCTCGTCGTGGCAATCTCAACATCCATAGCTGCAAAGCGCGGACTTCTTATTCGCGACGGAGGCGCGTTCGAATCCAGCCGCAATATTCAGGCAATTGTTTTCGACAAAACGGGGACTCTCACTGAAGGACAGTTTCGCATTCTGAAGGTCATCCGAGTATCGAATGATTTTACCAGCGATGAAGAATTGCTCGACTATGTGTCCGCTCTCGAATCGCAATCGGAACATCCGATCGCGAGAGGAATTGTCTCACCCAAACCATCCCCTCGGAAGGTCGAAGCGTTTCGGGCACTCCCCGGCGTCGGCGCCGAAGCAACAATCGACGGCCTGGCGATGAAAATTGTCGGCTCCGGTTATCTTCGAGAGCAGAATCTCCAATATACCAACGGGGATGTTACAGCTCAGCTAGATCAGGGCATACTGTCGTTTACGTCATCGTAAATGACCGAATAGCCGGCGCCATCGCATTAGGCGACAAAGTTCGGCCGGAATCGAAGACTGCGATGATCCGACTTCAGCAAATGAGCATTGAGCCGATGATGCTCACGGGAGACAATCAGCAAGTTGCGGTGGCAGTGGCGAGCGAGCTTGGGATTCGCGATTACTTTGCGGAAGTACTGCCGCAAGATAAAGCCGCGAAGATCAAAGAAGTCCAAGCACGCGGATTGAAAGTTGCGATGACTGGCGATGGTGTCAACGATGCACCGGCTCTCGCGCAGGCCGACGTTGGCATCGCCATCGGGGCTGGCACCGATGTCGCGATCGAGACGGCGGACATTGTACTCGTGAAGAACGATCCAAATGATGTCATCGCGCTGATTGAGCTTTCGCGGTCGACCTACTCGAAGATGGTGCAGAATCTCTGGTGGGCGGCATGTTACAACATTATTACAATTCCGCTGGCAGCCGGTGTTCTCTCGGGCGTGGGGATCATTCTCTCCCCGGCGGCTGGTGCCGTGCTCATGTCATTGAGCACGATTATCGTTGCCATCAATGCCAATCTATTAAAGCTGAACACTTCGGCGTGATGCTGGGCCTGAGCGAATCTTTTTACTCCTGATTTCGTCTATAAGAACAGCATGATGCGCTTAACTCGGTTATTTCTCGCAATGGCCATACTCGTCTCAACGACGGGCGTGACGCTGACGACGCGTACCTGCGCCAAGCCATCGGGGAAGACTACGGCAGCGTGCGCGGCCTGCAAAAAGCCAAGTATGAAGCCGAAGGCATGTTGCGTAGTTAAGGCCACCCACCTTTCTGTGAAGTCGGAGTTTGGCAAGCCTGCTCCTGTCAAGGCCGATTTTTCCTTCATTCTCCTTCCGCTGCTGGCAACCTCCTTCCTCCTCGTGCGCCGTGCAGTAACGACTACAATTATCCCGATTCCTGCGTCCCCGCCTCGAACTCCTGCGGAGCAGTGCGCCCTATTCTCGACCTACCGCATTTAGCGATCAATACTTTCGGCTAGCATATTGCCGGCGACCGCGAGGCCGCCGTAACCGATGTATTTTATCGCAAAATGACCAAACATCCATTCTCTACTTTGTTATTTGTGTGTTCGTTGCTTCTGGCAACAAGCTCTGCGCATGCCCAAACGCCACCGCCTGATAGCTCCATTGCGGGACTCTATGCTATACTCGCTCGCATCGATTCACACCCGATGCTGTTCTCGGGTGAGTCACAGATCGAAGCGGCCCGCCGAAGAATCGCGCAAAAATCCTCGCTCGCGAATCCCATGTTGATGCTCGGCGCCCAAAATCTTCCGACGAATTCCTTCAGGTTTTCGGAGGAGCCAATGACTTCTAAAATGATTGGCATTTCCCAGTCATTCCCTTATCCGGGCAAGCTGAAGTTCGACGGAAAGATTGCTGCGCAAGATACCCTCACAGCGCAAGACGATTTGCAGGAAGCGCGCAACATGCTTGCCCGTGATGTCAAGTTAGCCTATTTTGATCTATATCATCTGGATCAAGAGATTGCGGTCAACAAATTGCATCAGAAGGCGCTGGACGATCTAATTCCTCTTGCGGAGTCTAAGCTTGCCACGGGCAGCACCACGCAGTCGCAAGTACTGGACCTAAAACTCGAGCGCGCAACACTCGCGACAGAGATTATTGAGGAGCGAACGATGCTCCGAGAGCGCGCTGCCGATCTGGAACAAGCATCAGGAAGTCCTGCGGCGGTTACCATGACCTCAAGCCTTGGGCTTCCTCCTTTTACCTATTCGGTCATGGCTTTGGACTCAATTGCCCGCGCGAACCGTCCCACCTTAAAGAAGCTGGAGGCGCAGATCGAGCAGGATCGTCTCATCTACCGGAGAAACGATCTCGACAAATACCCGGACTTCCAGGTATCACTTGCCTACATGCAGCGCGATGCGCTCTCGGCAACTTCGCCGATGAATCCCATGAACTTCCCCGGCGCAGCCATGGCTGGGGTTACCCCATCGTCGATGTCGCAGACCGATATGGTTTCCGCCACTGTCAGCGTCGAACTTCCGTTCAACTTTGGTGGTAAACGCACGGAGGCACTCGCTGAGTCCGATGCCATGCGAGCAATGAAGGTAGCAGATGCCCGAGCCGAAGAACTGAACATCCATACGGCGATTGAAACAAATCTCGCCAAGTTGCAGGGGATTCAAGAAGAGTACACTCTCCTCCGTAACGAGATCTATCCCGCCGTGCAACTGGACCTGCAGACGGACATATCCAATTACACCTATGGGAAAGCAAATATTGACGATATTATTCGCACGCAACTTGGACTCTTCCATCGCGAGCACGATCGCTACCGGCTGGAAGCTGAATACAACAAGGCGATCGCAATGATCGAGTTCCTGACCGGAACAACGCTCACCAAATATACAAGTCGAAACGATTGGAAATAAGAGGCGCTCGATATGACAAGCAAAAATACACTTCGGACAAGTAAAGCCCTGCGGTATGGACTACTGGCGCTGTTCGTCGCAATTCTCGGAGGAGCAGTCATACTTCTCTTGGGCAAGCGAGAAAAGCCAATGAGCCAGTCCAGTACCACGATGACATCGATTACCACGGCCAGCAGCACGCCCGAGATGGTCAGCTTGACAAACGAGGCGGTGGTCCGGTCCGGCATTACGGTTGTTCCGGTTGAATCAAGAGCGTTCACAAGCGAGCTTTCAACGGTTGGCGTGATCGAGATTCCTGAGCCGGCGCAGAAGACGATCGCCGCGCGTGCACGTGGCAGGATCGAACGGATGTTCGTGGCGGCCACTGGGACGTATGTCCGCAAAGGCGATCCACTGTTCGAGTTCTATAGCCCAGATATTCTTAGTGCGGAAAAGGATTATCTCATCGCCGCCGGCGCTGGCGAGATGGATCAAGGCCACACAGCCGGCATGGAACATCATGCGGACGCAGGACTTATGAGAGCCAACAAAAAGCGGCTTGAACTTTATGGGCTGAGCGAGGAGCAAATCCGTCAGTTTGGGGAAAGCCCCACTGTCGCCAATACGGTGACCATTGCCGCGCCAATGGACGGACTTGTGCTGCAAAAGCTGGCACAAGAAGGTTCATATGTCGATGAGGGCACCACGATTTTCCAAATTGCCGATCTCTCGATGGTCTGGGCCGAGGTGAATGTGCCTGAGCAGAATATTCGTTACGTTCACGTCGGTCAGTCTATCCCAATTCGCTCGGAAGCTTATCCTGATGAGAACTTTGTGGGTAAGGTTATCTTCATCTCGCCGGTGGAAGATCAATC is a genomic window containing:
- a CDS encoding T9SS type A sorting domain-containing protein; translation: MLRNLRGVFAIAAFAVMLAGVIPSVALAQTISGMINVYQHVVSIDECRNTMTVPAAHTFVIGDRVLIIQMGGAAIDETDAASYGTVQSVNGAGACEIAEVSEILDLVTIRFRNKLVNHYDVSGLVQIVKIPQYTDVIVHGLLTATPWDATTQTGGVLILEASGTLTLQSDIDASGMGFAGGQTNDKDNGNSVTYYVGPDTGGGGYKGMGIGTEDSMLRDQARGAPANGGGGGDSHNAGGGGGANLTNGGQGGDQCSGEGFARASVGGIGGHGLAAYSGKGLFLGGGGGGGHENDGGGTGGASGGGIIIIRAKAIVGAGGSIRSNGASVRDTSKIDGAGGGGAGGTVLLDVSTIAGALTIQADGGNGGYADADSIRGASYGYGPGGGGSGGAIYSDAHTGLSQETNGGKSGLLVRCYDPSIDYTAYGATAGQDGITIPAPSAIPEGTTPYTYPRVLQDTMTICAGDSASPAATGADSYAWTGGTYANPFDSVQVVSPNTTTTYYVAMRKGGCPFKDSETIIVTPRTSSSFSGPRTACTGSTATYVTDPSAGVNHTWRVDGGTPATLTGDSVVVTWADSRIGHVTLVSSNGSCPDSSTIDVALGKTIIPAILGQSVLCTDVTDTLRADTIYDRYQWSTGETTPWIVISNAGTYTLTVWTTGGCEGTSSAFNITVAAKPTVDISASATQLPDNGDSIILRVPSIFSKYLWMSGTRQVGTADSLVVDSAGTYLVFVEDVAGCQAVDSIEIIPAAARPDVLLALPDLDAAPGDHIMIPLDILSSHHLDSSKATSYYCRLRFNRSLLEPDDAWPSVDNGRYRTITIAGHRADTLVVGNLLQLGFRVALGDTDQDSIMLDSVVWTNGRPVTTSLRSGLFQLLGVCTEGGKRLFSANGYFGISSIAPNPTSGNLSIKYHLIESGKTSFRIVDMLGRVVRTVLDAEQNAGAYDVQLDLSSLPCGIYTTILQSPTQRECRRMEVYR
- a CDS encoding HAD family hydrolase, with protein sequence MTLLVWKFIVGASFSFALERMVTVMDVSCPHALGLAVPLVVAISTSIAAKRGLLIRDGGAFESSRNIQAIVFDKTGTLTEGQFRILKVIRVSNDFTSDEELLDYVSALESQSEHPIARGIVSPKPSPRKVEAFRALPGVGAEATIDGLAMKIVGSGYLREQNLQYTNGDVTAQLDQGILSFTSS
- a CDS encoding efflux RND transporter periplasmic adaptor subunit translates to MTSKNTLRTSKALRYGLLALFVAILGGAVILLLGKREKPMSQSSTTMTSITTASSTPEMVSLTNEAVVRSGITVVPVESRAFTSELSTVGVIEIPEPAQKTIAARARGRIERMFVAATGTYVRKGDPLFEFYSPDILSAEKDYLIAAGAGEMDQGHTAGMEHHADAGLMRANKKRLELYGLSEEQIRQFGESPTVANTVTIAAPMDGLVLQKLAQEGSYVDEGTTIFQIADLSMVWAEVNVPEQNIRYVHVGQSIPIRSEAYPDENFVGKVIFISPVEDQSSRTIRVRLSLPNPSYKLRPQMTFTASIRSELGRSLAIPQNAVVRTGTGDYVWVLDSGNMFARHDVTLGLLSPDNYYQVRSGIRLDDRIASNGSFLVDAEHQFTKSNPMAGMNMGETGNKNSGEGTGTVRRINTADQTITLDHGNIPSVMSAMSMAYKVADPKFLQAVQVDESVRFTLTRSESGEWLITAIREK
- a CDS encoding TolC family protein translates to MCSLLLATSSAHAQTPPPDSSIAGLYAILARIDSHPMLFSGESQIEAARRRIAQKSSLANPMLMLGAQNLPTNSFRFSEEPMTSKMIGISQSFPYPGKLKFDGKIAAQDTLTAQDDLQEARNMLARDVKLAYFDLYHLDQEIAVNKLHQKALDDLIPLAESKLATGSTTQSQVLDLKLERATLATEIIEERTMLRERAADLEQASGSPAAVTMTSSLGLPPFTYSVMALDSIARANRPTLKKLEAQIEQDRLIYRRNDLDKYPDFQVSLAYMQRDALSATSPMNPMNFPGAAMAGVTPSSMSQTDMVSATVSVELPFNFGGKRTEALAESDAMRAMKVADARAEELNIHTAIETNLAKLQGIQEEYTLLRNEIYPAVQLDLQTDISNYTYGKANIDDIIRTQLGLFHREHDRYRLEAEYNKAIAMIEFLTGTTLTKYTSRNDWK
- a CDS encoding HAD-IC family P-type ATPase, whose protein sequence is MAGAIALGDKVRPESKTAMIRLQQMSIEPMMLTGDNQQVAVAVASELGIRDYFAEVLPQDKAAKIKEVQARGLKVAMTGDGVNDAPALAQADVGIAIGAGTDVAIETADIVLVKNDPNDVIALIELSRSTYSKMVQNLWWAACYNIITIPLAAGVLSGVGIILSPAAGAVLMSLSTIIVAINANLLKLNTSA
- a CDS encoding heavy metal-associated domain-containing protein, translating into MHQSSAGRWILIASILLFCIFSFFVSAARATTPVNDTVVVTDTVHVLDMVCGSCENRIKTKLGRFEGVHSVEADHVAGNVIVSHLLSVTQKTIEQWISKIGYSTKKYSADKSAHKALPACCKKENQ